The Armatimonadota bacterium DNA window GCGCGGTGGGACGAACCAAGAAGGAAGTCCGCAGGTCTGTCGGCGGAATTTTGGAAAGCGTGAACATTGGGCACCGAGCCGACGCTTTTCCTAGTGAGCTTTCTGGCGGGGAGCAGCAGAGGCTAGCCATTGCTCGCGCATTGATCAACAGCCCAGTCTTGATCTTGGCGGACGAACCTACAGGGAACCTCGACCCACAGCATTCCACAGAGATTATTCAAGTGTTGCAAAAGCTCAACCAGGCTGGCGCAACTGTTCTAGTTGCGACTCACGACATGAGCGTCGTTGAGCAGTTCGGCGGGAGGATTCTCACGCTGGATTCGGGCACGATCGTGAGTGACGAGGTGCGAAATGCTTGATCGAATCGAGTTTTTGTTCAGCGAAGCGTTTACCGCTCTTCGTCGCAACACTTGGATGACTTTCGCCGCGATCACGACCAGTTGCATGGCCTTGTTCTTGACGGGCGGCGTCGCATTCGCTTACAAAGGGGTGGACGAGTACGCCAACTCGCTTCCAAGTCGGTTCGAGATTCGCGTGTTTCTTAAAGACAAGGCGACGGATGCCGAAGTCACGGAGATGAACGATCGCCTGAAGCGGACAAAGGGCATTAAAAGCGTTGAGTGGATTCCAAAAGCCAAAGCTTGGGAAGCATTCAAAAAGCAGAACCCGGATTTCCCGACAGACGGCATCATCAATCCCTTGCCTGATGCCTTTACATTGACGCTGACCAATGTGGATGATGCGGAGTACATCGCCTCCAGAATTCAAAGCATGCCGAGCGTCGCAAAGGACGGAGTGCTGTATTTGAAGCGGGAGCGCGAAATGCTGTCTCAAGCCCTCAAATTCTTGCAATGGATCGGGTTTGGCCTCGGCGGCATGATGGTGCTGACAAGCGGCGTACTCATCTACAACGCCATTCGTATGACCATTGTGGCGAGGAGGCGAGAATTCCGAATCATGCAGTTGGTGGGCGCTTCCCCATTGATGGTGACCGTACCCCTGATGATCGAAGGGGTCGTGCAGGGAATCTGTGGCGGGATTTTGGCCTCGTTCCTCGTGCTGGGCGCACACCGCGCGATGCAGACTCAATTGCAAGGCTTCAGCGGTATTATCAAGATCGGGGCGCTTGCTCCAAACGGGGTTTTCATTACAATGATGTTGCTCGGCGCCGCATACGGACTGATTTGCTCGATCATCGCGGTGCGCGATCCTAGGAGGTTCGAATGAAGCTAGGCGTATTGATGAGCGTGGTTTTGGTTATCGCCGCGACTGGGTTGACTGAAGCCCAGCAAAAGCCAAAGAAGCCAACCGAAAAGCAGCTGAAATCCAACCTTAAGAAGGTCGAATCCAAAAAGAATGCTGTCCGGCAGCAACTGAGGGCGACAAAGCGGCAAGCTAGCTATGTTCTTGCGGATATCCAAAAAGCCGATGACGAGCTGGGGAACCTTGAAGACCGCATTGACTACATCGAGAATCGGCTCAAGACGCTCGCATCAGAAAAGATTCGACTTGAAAAGGACCTCCAGATTGCGGAGCAGGTGCTTGTCGAACAAACCGAAGTCATTCGCCAGCGGATGAAGCGGCTGTATATGCAGCCTCAAGGCACAGCAATCGGTTCGATTCTTGCCAGCGACTCCTTAGGCGATATGGCTGCGCGCCGCGCCATCTTCGAGCGGATTGCCGAAGAAGATCAAGAGACTTTCGACGAGTACAAAAAGCGAGTCACTGAGGTCGAAAAGAAAAAGAAGCTCAAGGAATCGGTCATTGTCGAAACCAACGAATTGATGGCTGATGTCAAGCTCAAAAAAGTCCAGGTAGGGCAGCACAAAGCCAAAAAGAAGGTCCTGCTGGGCGAATTGCGTAGCGAACAAGCCGACCTGCAACAGGAATTTGACGAACTCGACCGCGAATCAAATGCGATTGAATCCCAGATCAACGCCTTCCAAAGTGTCAATACAGGCTTGCCAAGGTTTAATGGCAGATTCCGGAAGCCGGTGAACGGACGCATCACCAGCGGATATGGGTATCGATTCCACCCCGTCTTGCACCGGAGTAAGTTGCACACCGGTATTGATTTTGGAGCGCCGACTGGCACTCCGATCTATGCTTCTGCACCGGGTGTCGTGATTTCGGCCGGATATCGGGGCGGCTACGGGAACACCGTGATCATTGACCATGGTGGTGGCATCGCCACGCTCTACGGTCACTGCTCCAGGATTTTCACAAAGGCAGGCGCAAAGGTTTCCCAAGGTGAAAAAATCGCCGCTGTCGGTAGCACCG harbors:
- a CDS encoding ATP-binding cassette domain-containing protein produces the protein MTGSPYIDFRSVEVTYNKYVTALKGVSFTVSRGEFLFLLGRTGSGKSTILKLLSREVRETKGLVLFDGQDLGELKESEIPMLRRKMGIVPQDYGLLPRKRAWENIGYAMRAVGRTKKEVRRSVGGILESVNIGHRADAFPSELSGGEQQRLAIARALINSPVLILADEPTGNLDPQHSTEIIQVLQKLNQAGATVLVATHDMSVVEQFGGRILTLDSGTIVSDEVRNA
- a CDS encoding ABC transporter permease, with amino-acid sequence MLDRIEFLFSEAFTALRRNTWMTFAAITTSCMALFLTGGVAFAYKGVDEYANSLPSRFEIRVFLKDKATDAEVTEMNDRLKRTKGIKSVEWIPKAKAWEAFKKQNPDFPTDGIINPLPDAFTLTLTNVDDAEYIASRIQSMPSVAKDGVLYLKREREMLSQALKFLQWIGFGLGGMMVLTSGVLIYNAIRMTIVARRREFRIMQLVGASPLMVTVPLMIEGVVQGICGGILASFLVLGAHRAMQTQLQGFSGIIKIGALAPNGVFITMMLLGAAYGLICSIIAVRDPRRFE
- a CDS encoding peptidoglycan DD-metalloendopeptidase family protein, producing MKLGVLMSVVLVIAATGLTEAQQKPKKPTEKQLKSNLKKVESKKNAVRQQLRATKRQASYVLADIQKADDELGNLEDRIDYIENRLKTLASEKIRLEKDLQIAEQVLVEQTEVIRQRMKRLYMQPQGTAIGSILASDSLGDMAARRAIFERIAEEDQETFDEYKKRVTEVEKKKKLKESVIVETNELMADVKLKKVQVGQHKAKKKVLLGELRSEQADLQQEFDELDRESNAIESQINAFQSVNTGLPRFNGRFRKPVNGRITSGYGYRFHPVLHRSKLHTGIDFGAPTGTPIYASAPGVVISAGYRGGYGNTVIIDHGGGIATLYGHCSRIFTKAGAKVSQGEKIAAVGSTGMSTGPHLHFEIRVNGKPVNPMGRI